The stretch of DNA GCCCTATTATTTGATTCCCCGCTCCAGCATCTCCAAAACCCCCTTAAGGATGTCTAACTCCATCGGTCTCATCGATGGCGGATATCGGGGTGAGATTATTGCCATGGTGGACAATATCAAAACTGAGGATCACACGATTTCTACGGGTGATCGACTTTTTCAATTGGTAGCCATGGATGGGGCTCCCATCACTTTTGAATTGGTGGAAACGCTGAGTGACACAACCCGGGGTACAGGCGGGTTTGGGAGTACGGGTTCGTAGGGTGAGGGTCAGAAGCCAGGAGTTAGAAGTTCGGAGTTAGGAGTTAGGGTTCAGATGTTGACAGTGTGGTTGGTCGACCCAAGCAATTTCCGGAAGAGTGGAACGATGACTAAATTACTTTCAATCCAGCTCAGTAAAACCCCTTGGCCCAGCCTATAACAAGTTTCAAGTTTCAAGTTTCAAGTTTCAAGTTTAACGAAACCGCAAAAAATATTTGAGAAATCATCAAATATGCCCTAAGTCATATAAAATCAGCCACATAGCACAAAATCATCTAAACTCATAAATATCAAGACTCTGCGTCTCTGCGCGCTCTGCCTGCCCGCACGAAGTTATACGCAGGCGGGCGAGAGGGACTTTTTGCGAGAGCGTCAAGTTTCCATTTTCAATTGCCTGAGCCGCCGAGGAGAGTAGGACATCAGTCAAGGTGCAGACCACTCTAAATTCCAAACTATAATCACCCAATTAGGAGCCTGATCACCGGCTTCTGAATTCTCAATAAAAAACAATCATTTTTCTTGGAGTCAGCTTGTAACCCGGATATAATTTGGCGCTCTAAAGGCAGGAGTGCCAATAGAGCATTTTTGAAAATATTATAGCGTCAGTTCGAGCTGACAATCGTTTAAAAAGAAATGAGTAAAAGAGAGGAAAAAGAACAAAATGTCAAAATACATTGAATTTGATCAGGAAGCCCGCGGCAGACTAAAAGTTGGTGTGGATGTACTGGCTAATGCAGTAAAAGTGACGTTGGGACCTAAGGGTCGTAATGTTGTAATTGATAAAAAGTTTGGTGCACCGACCATTACCAAGGATGGTGTAACCGTTGCTAAAGAGATCGAACTGGATGATCCCCGTGAGAACATGGGAGCCCAGATGGTTCGCGAAGTTGCTTCTAAAACTTCTGATGTTGCTGGTGATGGAACTACTACTGCAACCGTTTTGGCCCAGGCTATCGTGACTGAAGGTTTGAAGAATGTGACTGCCGGTGCCAATCCCATGGAGATCAAACGCGGCATTGATGCCAGTGTGTTACAGGTTGTAGAATTTCTTAAAAACCTGAGCAAAGAAGTTAAGAGTAACGAAGAAATCGCCCAGGTTGGCACTATCTCCGCCAACAATGACCAGACTATCGGTGATCTGATCGCTGAAGCCATGGACAAGGTCGGCAAAGATGGCGTGATCACTGTGGAAGAATCCAAGACCATGGATACTCACCTGGAAACGGTTGAAGGTATGCAGTTTGACCGCGGTTACCTCTCCCCATATTTCGTGACCAACGCAGAAAATATGGAAACCTTATTGGAAGAGGCTTTGATCCTGATCTATGATAAGAAGATCAGCACCATGAAAGACCTGCTCCCCATCCTTGAGAAGACTTCACAAACCGGTCGTCCCCTGCTTATCGTCGCTGAAGATGTTGATGGTGAAGCCCTTGCTACGCTGGTTGTAAACCGTCTCCGTGGCACTTTAAAGATCGCTGCTGTTAAAGCACCTGGTTTTGGTGATCGTCGTAAAGCCATGCTGGAAGACCTGGCCATCCTTACTGGTGGTACCATGGTTTCTGAAGAGCAGGGTTATAAACTCGAGAATGTCACTTTGGAATATCTTGGTGAAGCCAAGACCATTATTATCGACAAAGACAATACGACCATTGTTGATGGAGCCGGTGACAAAGAAAAGCTGACAGCGCGTATTAACGAGATTAAAGTTCAGATCGAGAATACGACTTCAGATTATGATCGTGAAAAATTGCAGGAACGTCTGGCCAAACTGGCTGGTGGTGTTGCTGTGTTGAATGTTGGCGCTGCCACTGAAGTTGAGATGAAAGAGAAGAAAGCCCGTGTTGAAGATGCCCTGCACGCAACCCGTGCTGCCGTTGATGAAGGGATCATCCCCGGTGGTGGTGTTGCTCTCCTGAGAGCCGCACAGGCCTTAGAGCTTACTCTGGAAGGTGACCAGCAGCTTGGTGTAGATATTCTGCGTCGTGCTCTGGAAGAGCCGATCCGTCAGATCTCCAAAAACTCCGGTTGGGAAGATTCAATCGTGGTTCAGAAGGTCAAAGAGGGTGAAGGTGATTTTGGTTTTGATGCACGTGCAGAAGATTTCAAGAATCTGCTGAAAGCCGGTATCCTGGATCCAACGAAGGTTGCCCGGGCTGCCCTTGAGAATGCTGCTTCAATCGCAGGTCTCTTGCTGACAACGGAATGTGCCATTACCGATAAGCCTGAACCTGCTGCAGCCGGTGGTCCTCCAATGGATCCAGGCATGGGTGGTATGGGCGGTATGGGTGGTATGGG from Candidatus Neomarinimicrobiota bacterium encodes:
- a CDS encoding dUTP diphosphatase, whose product is MHIKIQPHNSQARHQYENHGHYHAGDAGLDLFIMETLTIPAGETVALKLQISCETDTGQPYYLIPRSSISKTPLRMSNSIGLIDGGYRGEIIAMVDNIKTEDHTISTGDRLFQLVAMDGAPITFELVETLSDTTRGTGGFGSTGS
- the groL gene encoding chaperonin GroEL (60 kDa chaperone family; promotes refolding of misfolded polypeptides especially under stressful conditions; forms two stacked rings of heptamers to form a barrel-shaped 14mer; ends can be capped by GroES; misfolded proteins enter the barrel where they are refolded when GroES binds); this encodes MSKYIEFDQEARGRLKVGVDVLANAVKVTLGPKGRNVVIDKKFGAPTITKDGVTVAKEIELDDPRENMGAQMVREVASKTSDVAGDGTTTATVLAQAIVTEGLKNVTAGANPMEIKRGIDASVLQVVEFLKNLSKEVKSNEEIAQVGTISANNDQTIGDLIAEAMDKVGKDGVITVEESKTMDTHLETVEGMQFDRGYLSPYFVTNAENMETLLEEALILIYDKKISTMKDLLPILEKTSQTGRPLLIVAEDVDGEALATLVVNRLRGTLKIAAVKAPGFGDRRKAMLEDLAILTGGTMVSEEQGYKLENVTLEYLGEAKTIIIDKDNTTIVDGAGDKEKLTARINEIKVQIENTTSDYDREKLQERLAKLAGGVAVLNVGAATEVEMKEKKARVEDALHATRAAVDEGIIPGGGVALLRAAQALELTLEGDQQLGVDILRRALEEPIRQISKNSGWEDSIVVQKVKEGEGDFGFDARAEDFKNLLKAGILDPTKVARAALENAASIAGLLLTTECAITDKPEPAAAGGPPMDPGMGGMGGMGGMGGMM